Sequence from the Nocardia cyriacigeorgica GUH-2 genome:
GGCCAATGCCTTCCCGGCACCGGCCGCCCTCGACGACGCCGAGGCCTCTGCCTTGAGCATCGGCTACCAGACCAGCTGGTTCGCCCTGCATCGGCGCACCACCCTGCAGCCGGGGGAGACGCTGCTGGTGCATGCCGCCGCGGGCGGCGTCGGCAGCGCGGCGGTGCAACTCGGTAAGGCGGCCGGTGCCACGGTGATCGGTGTCGTCGGCGGTGCGGACAAGGCCGAGTACTGCCGCGAGCTGGGCGCCGACCTGGTGATCGACCGGCAGACCGAGGACTTCCTGCCGATCGTCAAGGAATTCACCGGCGGCCGCGGCGTCGACGTCGTCTACGACCCGGTGGGCGGTGAGGCCTACGCCAAATCCACCAAATGCATTGCCTTCGAAGGCCGCATCCTGGTGATCGGTTTCGCCGGCGGCACCATCCCGCAGCCCGCACTCAACCACGCGCTGATCAAGAACTACTCGATCATCGGATTGCACTGGGGCCTGTACAAGCAGTACAACACCCAAGCCATCCAGGACTGCCACGACGAGCTGACCCGGCTCGCCGCCTCCGGGGCGATCAAGCCGCTGGTCAGTGAGCGGCTCGCGCTCGCCGACGTGGCCGACGGGCTCGGCCGCCTCGGTGAGGGCAGCACCGCCGGGCGAATCGTGTTCCAGCCATGACGGCCACCGCACTCGACCCGCGCCAGGCGATCCTGGTCGATTTCGGCGGCGTCCTGACCACCAGCGTGCTCGAGGCGTTCCGCGCGTTCGGCGCCTCGCTCGGGCACCCGGATCTGCCGATCACCCTGCTCGGCACCGACCCGCAGTCGCGCACGCTGCTGGCCGACCACGAGTCCGGACGCATCGACGCCGACACCTTCGAAGCCGGTTTCGCCGAACGGCTGCGGGCCCACGGCGCCGAGGTCGACGCGGCCGGATTGAGCGGGCGAATGCAAGGCGGACTGCGTCCGGACGAGGACAGCATCGCGCTGATCCGGCGGTTGCGCGACGCCGGTGTTCCGGTGGCACTGGTGTCCAATGCCTTCGGCCGCGATTGTTATGCCGGATTCGATCTGTCCGAGCTTGCCGATGTCGTCGTGATCTCCTCGGAGGTCGGCGTGCGTAAGCCGTCGCGGCGGATCTACCAGATCGCCTGTGACGAGTTGGGTGTGCGGCCGGATCAGTCGGTGATGATCGATGATCTACGGCAGAACCTCGACGGTGCCGCGCGGCTCGGCATCGCCGGAGTGTTGCATACCACCGCTGCCGATACCGGTCGCCAGCTTGCCGAGCGGCATGGTATCGGCACCTGATATCGCCGGGCGCGGGCCCGCCGACCGGCTGTCGAGTCCGGTCGGCGGGCCCGTCGGTGCTCACATCCCCAGTGATTTGCGACGATAGTGCCGTGTCGCACTCGGTGAATTCGCGAGCCGGTAAACAAGCACCGGCATTGACTCCACGCGGAGAGCGGACTCGGACGAAACTGGTCGACGCCGCCGAACTGGTGTTCGCGCGCCTCGGCTTCGTCGAAACCCGGGTGGCCGACATCGTCGCCGAAGCCGGCGTCGCGCACGGCACCTTCTACGTGTATTTCGACTCCAAAGAAGCGATCTTCCACGCGGTCGTGCTGAACCTGATCACCGATATGCGCGACAAGGTCCGCGCGCGCATGGGCACCCAGCCGGAGACCGCTGTCGAAGCCATCGAGTCGGCTGTGCGCGCCTACGTGCAGGCCTTCCGTGATCATCAGCGCCTGATGCTGCTGTGGGGTGAGGTCGCCGGCCTGAATCCGGAGATCGGCAGGCTCGCACAGACCGAGATCGATCTGTTCATCGATCGTGCCGAATCCATGATCATCCGGTTGCAGGACAATCGTCTCGCCGCCCGCGATATCGACGCCCGCTACGCCGCGACCGCCTTGTGCGGGATGGTGCGCGAATTCTGCATCCAACAGGCGAAACTCGGCACCGATATCGACGCCGACGCGGCCGCGGCCACCCTCTCGACGCTCTGGGTGCGCGGTATCGGGGTGGTCCACGGCGCGCCGCCGGTATAAACCGGGGAGCTACTGGCGCAGCGATTCCCGGTCGATGGCCCGTTTGAGAATCTTGCCGGTGGCACCCTTGGGCAGGGCGTCGGTGAATCGGATGATGCGCGGAATCTTGTAGGCCGACAGCCGCTCCCGGCTCCAGTGCGAGACACCCTCGGCATCCAGGCCCGAGTCGGGTGCGGTGACGATGACGGCGGCGACCTCCTCGCCGTAATGGTCGTCCGGCACGCCGACCACTGCGGCTTCGACGATCTCGGGGTGCTCGTACAGGACCTCCTCGACCTCGCCCGGATAGACGTTGTAGCCGCCCCGGATGATCAGGTCCTTGACCCGGTCGACGATGCGCAGATCGCCGTCGGCGTCGAATTCGCCCAGGTCGCCGGTGCGGAACCAGCCGTCGGGGGACAGGACATCGGCGGTGGCCTCGGGCCTGCGCCAGTAGCCCTTCATCACCGTCTCACCGCGCACGAACACCTCCCCGACCTCGCCGGGCGGGCACGGCGCCCCGTCGTGGTCGCGGACCTCGACGCGGGTGCGCTCGACCGCGCGGCCGGTGTAGCCGATCTTGGCGCCGCGGTCGAGATCGTTGAAGGTGCCGAAGGCGGTGGTCTCGGTGAGGCCGTAGCCCTCGAGAATCGTGCACCCGAACGTCTTCTGGAACTCGCGCGCGACCTCACCGGGTAGCGACGCACCGCCGGAGATGGCGACGCGCAACTGGACGAAATCGGCCGGGTCGGCGGAATCGGCGGCGCGCAGCATGGCGTTCCACATCGTCGGTACACCGGCCATGATGGTCAACCGGTCCCGGCGCAGCATTTCCAGCATGGCGACGGGGTCGAAACGCGCCAGCAGCGACAGCGATCCGCCGGCGGTGAAACACGACATCATGACCGCGGCCTGGCCGAACACATGGAACAGCGGCAGCCCGGTGCCGGTGCGGTCGGCGGCGGTGCCGCGGCTGCTCGCAGCGCCGATCTCGCCGCCGGCCAGCAGGTTCCCGACCGTCAGCTGTGCGCCCTTGGGGCGTCCGGTGGTGCCCGAGGTGTAGAGGATGGCCGCAGTATCGGTGCGGTCGCGGTCGGCGCATTCGACGGGTTCGGCGGCCACCTGCGCGCCGGCGGGCAGCGACCAGAACGGTGTCCCGGTGTGGTCGGCGGCCTCGGTGACCGCAGGCCCGAGCTCATGCCAGGCGATGGCGAGCGCGCAGTCGGCGTCGGTGAGGAAGTAGTCGACCTCGGCGCGGGTCGACATGGTGTTCACCGGCACCACCACACACCCGGCCGCCTGAATTCCCAAGTACGCCACCACGAATTCGGGTACCGACGGCGCGGCGAGCAGGACCCGGTCACCCGGGCGCAGGCCGGCGGCGACGAGTGCGCCGCCGTACCGCGTGGCGAGCCGGTGCAGCTGGCGATAGGTCCATTCGCCGCGCTCACTGCGCAGCGCGACACTGTCGGGCGCGGTCTCGGCGTGGGTGCGAACGGGATCGCAGACGTTGGCCATGGGTGATCCTTCGATGGCAAGAGGGGAGCGAGAGCACACCGAGCGTATCTGAAGCTGACGTCAGGTTTATTGGTTTTGTGTGATTGACATTACTTCCGGCCTCCGCCACACTGATCGCACCAACTTGAACTTGGTGTCAACTTCTACTTCCGTCAGGTCGATGACCGGGCGCTCCAGCCCGAGGAGTACACGCATGACCGCACCCCCCGTAGAACCCGCAGGCCAGGCCGCCGAGGCGGCCGCCGACGATGTGCACCGCCGGCGCGCCCATCGCAAACTGCTCACCGCCGGCCTGGTCGGCAGCTCGATCGAGTGGTACGACTTCTTCCTCTACGGAACCGCCGCCGCCCTGGTCTTCCCGGACGTCTTCTTCCCCGATAGCTCCGCGCTGATGGGCACCTTGCTCTCATTCAGTACGTTCTGGGCGGGCTTCGTGGCCCGGCCGATCGGCGGTGTGCTGGCCGGCCATTTCGGTGACAAGTACGGCCGCAAACCCGCCGTGGTGGCCTGTCTGCTCGGCATGGGCCTGGCCACTTTCCTCATCGGCTGTCTGCCCGGCGCGCACGCGATCGGTGTCGTCGCGCCGATCCTGCTGGTGACGCTGCGGTTCCTGCAGGGCATGGCCTGCGGCGGGCAGTGGGGCGGAATTGTGCTGCTGCTCACCGAATCCGCGAGTCCGAAGCGCCGCGGGTTCGCCGGCACCTTCGGCCAGATGGGTGTGCCGCTCGGGGTGATCCTCGGCAACCTGGTGTTCCTCATCGCCGCCGAGGCGATCTCCGAGGAGGCCTTCCTGAGCTGGGGCTGGCGGGTGCCGTTCTTCTGTAGCGCACTGTTGTTCCCGGTGGTGCTCTACATCCAGACCAAGGTCGAGGACACCCCCGAATTCCGGGACCTGCAAAAGGAAGTGGCCGACAAACGCGCCACCGCGGTCGCCCAGGCCCCGCTGGCCGAGGCGATCCGGCTGCACTGGCGCAAGATCCTGCTCGGCTGCGGCTTGCTGGCCGCCACCAATACCGCCTTCTACATCAGCATCGCCGGCGTGCTCAGCTACGGAACCCAGGAATTGGGTATGAAGCACAACGACATCCTGTCGATTTCGCTGGTCGTGTCCCTGCTCGGCGGCGGCGTCATCCTGTGGTCGGGTGCGCTCTCGGATCGGGTCGGCCGCAGACCGTTGATCCTGATCGGCGGTATCGGGCTGGCGGTGTGGGCGTTTCCGTACTTCTGGCTGGTCGACACCGCGAAACTGCCGATGTTCTTCATCGCTGTTGCCGTCGGCACGCTGTTCCAATCGATGACCTACGGTCCGCTGGCGGCGTTCATGGGCGAGCTGTTCGAACCACGACTGCGCTACTCGGGTGCGTCGCTGGCCTATCAGTTGGCCGCGATCACCGTCAGCGGCGGCACGCCGTTCATCATGACCGCGCTGATCGCCAATACCGGCTCCACCGTGCTGGTTTCGGTATATCTGGCCGCGATGGGCCTGGTGACCGTCTTCAGCGCCTGGATCCTGCGCGAGACCAACCCCGCCGCCGTGCGCGCCGACCCCGCCGCCGTCCCGGGCGAGCAGTTCTACCGCTGATCGCCCGCGGTGGCGAATCCGGCTGTGTGACAACAAGAGAGGACAACAACCGGTAATGAGACAAGCAGTGATCGTGTCGACGGCGCGCACGCCGATCGGCAAGGCCTATCGAGGCGCGTTCAGCGATACCTCGGGCCAGCGGTTGGCCGCCCACGCGATCGAACATGCGGTGCGCCGCGCCGGAATCGAGGGCGCGGAGATCGATGACGTCGTGCTCGGCTGCGCGTTGCAGCAGGGTTCGACCGGCAACAATGTCGCCCGCCAGGCGGCGCTGCGGGCCGGTCTACCCGACGCGGTGTCCGGGATGACCATCGACCGGCAGTGCTCATCGGGGCTGATGGCGATCGCCACCGCGGCCAAACAGATCGTCGCCGACGGCATGCGGATCACGGTCGGCGGCGGTGTCGAATCGATCTCGCTGGTGCAGAACGACCACGCCAACACCTATCGCGCCACCGACCCCTGGCTGAACGAGCATGTGCCGTCGATCTATATGCCGATGCTGCACACCGCCGAGATCGTCGCCGAACGCTACGGCGTGACCCGCGAGCGTCAGGACGAGTTCGCGCTGCTGTCCCAGCAGCGCACCGCCGCGGCGCAGCAGGCCGGTCGCTTCGACGACGAGATCGTCGCGCTGCCCTCGGTCGTCCGCGGCGCCGACCCCGAGACCGGCGAGGTCGTCGAGCGACAGGTGAGCTTGGCCGAGGACGAGGGCAACCGGCCCGGTACCACGCTCGACACCCTGGCCGGCCTGCGGCCCGTGCTGCCGGACGGCCGGATCACCCAGGTGTCGACCGTGACCGCGGGCAATGCGTCGCAACTCTCCGACGGCGCGTCGGCGTCGGTGCTGATGGAGGCCGGTGAGGCCGAACGGCGCGGGCTGACCCCACTGGGGATCTACCGCGGCATCGCGGTGGCCGGTCGTGCGCCCGACGAGATGGGCATCGGGCCGGTGTTCGCCATCCCGAAGCTGCTCGACACCCACGGTCTCACCATCGACGACATCGGGCTGTGGGAGCTCAACGAGGCGTTCGCCTCCCAGGCGGTGTACTGCCGGGACAAGCTCGGGATCGATCCGGAGCGGCTCAACGTCAACGGTGGTGGCATTTCCATCGGGCACCCGTACGGGATGACCGGTGCGCGGCTGGTCGGGCACGCGCTGATCGAAGGCCGGCGACGCGGGGTCCGATACGTCGTGATCACCATGTGCGTCGGCGGCGGCATGGGCGCGGCCGGGCTGTTCGAGGTGGTCTGACGCCAGTGCGTCGACGCGCCAGCGACATCTGCGCAGGCCATCGAAATTAGAACTGATGTCAATATTGAAACTGTAGGAGAATCAGCATGGTCGATACGACCGTCCTTCCGGTTCGGCCGAAGAGCTACGCCGAACTCACCGAACTGATCGGCCGCGAACTCGGCCCGACCGACTGGCACGAGGTGACCCAGCAGCGGGTCGACGCCTTCGCCGACGCCACCGGCGATCACCAGTGGATCCACGTCGATCCCGAACGCGCCGCGGCGAGCCCGCTCGGCGGCACCATCGCGCACGGGCTCTACAGCCTGTCGCTGGGACCGGCGCTGTCGTACACGTTGCTGGCCTTCGACGGATTCACCCACAGCCTGAACTACGGCTACAACAAGGTCCGTTTCCCGGGCCCGGTTCCGGTGGGATCGCGAATCCGCATGCGCGCCACCATCGTTTCCGCCGAGCAGGTCGCGGGCGGCATCCAGATCGTCATGCGCCAGGTCGTGGAACGCGAGGGCAGTGACAAGCCCGTGGTCGTGGCCGAATCGGTCGCTCGCGTCGTCGAATAACCGCCCACCCGAACAGAATCCCACCGAAAGAGGAATCTCCATGAAGGTACGCAAACTCGCGGTATCGACGGCTGCCGGCCTGGCCGCGCTGACGCTGTGTTCGGCCACCGCCACCGCTGAGCCGTTGAGTGTGGACATCGCACCGAAGGTCAACTACACCGCCTATCAGGACGGTAAGACGGCGGTGATCACCGTCGATGCCGGCCAACTCGTCATCGATGACGGCAAATTCCAGATCCGCGCCGACGACGGCTCGGTGCTGGCCGGTGTGCCGCTCGAATTCAACGTCAACAATGTGGCCTTCCCCATCGACGCCGAGATCGACGGGCACACCGCGCGGCTCACCCCATCGCTGGACCCGGCCCGCGCGGTGGAGAAGCCGGTCGCCCTGCCGTTCCAGGAGCACGCGCCGTGGAAGACACCCTACGACCGTGAGGTCGCGGCCTTCTCCCGGATGGCGGGCACCATCACCATGGCCGGTGTGGCAGGCGGTGTCGTCGGCGCGGTCGGTGCCGGCGTCATCGGCTGCCTCGTCGGCGGTGTCACCCTGGCCGCCGCGACCAGCCCGGTGGCCATGATGTTCGGTGCCGGACCGATCGCCGGTTGCCTCATCGGTGCGGGCGCGCTCGCGCCGATCGGCGCCGTCGCCGGAGCGCTGATCGTCGGCGCGCCGGTGATGACGGCCGCGGTGATCCAGTACTTCACCACGATCAACGAGCCGTTCCCGGCGCCGGTGAAGTAACCGCGCTGCCGGATTGTTCGAGCGCCCTACGGCAGTCGGCCGTAGGGCGCTCGCTCATGTCCGGCTCGGCGAGCCGGACGGCGATGGGTCCTGGTGATGCCGGGCTGGGTGAGCGCATACGGTGACGGGTATGTCGATCTCACCCGATGACGTCTACCGTCGAGCCGCGCGGACGATCGCGCACGGGCAGCGCCTGGAAGTGAACGCGCTGATCGACCAATTGCATGTCTCGCGGGCCACGCTGTTCCGCAAGGCGGGCAACCGCGAACAGATCCTCGGCGAGGCGATCTGGCGGATAGCCGACCACAGCTTCGGTGCCGCGAGCGCTCGGTGGCGGCGGGCCTACGGCGGTGCGGTCCGCGACGGGTCCGGGACGTTGCGATCGGTCCGCATCATCACCGATCACGGTGCCGCGATCGCGGCGGACCGCGGTATGCGGCGACTGCTGGACGAGGAACCGAAGGTGGCGATGCGGGTGCTGACCGACCCGTACGGCGCGGTACAGCCCCGCACGATCGCGCGGGTGCAGCAGCTGATCGCCGACGACGTGCGCGAGGCCGGTCTCGAGCCGGCGGTCGAACTCGACGATCTGGCCTATGCCGTTGTGCGGCTGGGGGAATCGATGTTGTACGCCGATCTCCTGGCCGGGCGCCGGCCGAATATCGACAACGCCAACACCCTGGTCGCCGCACTCATCACCGGCGTGCTGGCTGCGCGCTGAGCAGGTTTCGCCGGCACGCCGAAGAGGCTGCCACGAACACGTGACAGCCTCTCGGCCCCGGGACGGGTGGTCTGTTCGGTTGGTCAGGACCCGCAGTTACCTTGTGCGGGCCTGCCGTTCAAGCGTTCGCCGAGCCAATCCACGGCGTCGTCGCCGCCGATCATGACCGCGCCCGCATGATCGGCCAGCGGGTAGGCATGCCATTCGACGGTATTGCCGCCCGCGCACCAGTCGGCGCGCAATTGCTCGCCGAGACCGTAGGACACGACCTGATCGGTGGTTCCGTGGAAGAGGTAGAGCGGGAAAGCAGTGCGAACGCTGCCCAGACGGTCCTCGCCGAGCCGTTGCCGCCACTGCGGATCGTCGAGTGGGTTGCGTGCGAGTGCCTCGTTCAGCGAATGGCCCTCGCCGGCGCGCACATTGTCCAGGACGCAGCCACCGCGCAGCTGCTGCACGAGGTCACGGCCCTGGGCGGTCAGATACGAGTCCAGATCGAGTTCGGGATAGGCCGCGTCGTGGCCGATCGCGACCATGAGCGAGGCCGCTGGATTCCCGTCGCTGCCGTTCTTGTCGAGTGCGTCTTTCAGCACATCGGCGGGAACGCCGCCGCTGGCCGCGGCCTTCACCTGGAGCTCCGGTGCGTACTCACCGGCGAGTTCGGCCGCCCAGGCGCTGGCCTGGCCACCCTGGGAGTAGCCCATGATCCCGACCGGCGAGGCCGGGCTCACCCCCGCCTGCCGCAGCTCGGGCAGGCGCTGGGCGGCGCGGGCGGCATCGAGGACGGCGGTGCCTTCGGAGCGGCCGACGAGATACGGGTGGTCGCCGGGAGTGCCCAGGCCGGGGTAGTCGGTGACGGCCACGGCCCAGCCGCGCATCAGCAGCTCACCGACCGACATGCCCTCGAGATTCTTGCCCTGGATGAACGTAGCCGATGGCGCGCACTGATCGCCCATACCGACGGTGCCGACAGCGTAGGTCACCAACGGCCGGGTTCCGGTCTTGCCGTCCTCGGGCACGATCACGGTGCCGGACACGACGCTCGGCTGGCCCAGGGCGTCGGTCGAGTGGTAGAAGATCTTCCACGCCTTGGTCGGGGTCGGCAGGCCCGGCACCACCTTGAAGGAATAGGGCTCCGCGCTGATCACGTCACCGGGTGCGCCGGCTGGGGCGGTGGGGGCGGTGGCGCCGGGTTGCTCCTCGGCGCCGGCCGGGCCTAGCCCGGTGAAAGTGCTCGCTGCCAGCGTGACAGCGATGGTGAGCAGTGCCAGCCGGCCGGCGAATGCGGGCCGCGCTCGGCGGCGGGTGTGGTTCATGGGTTCTCCTGGATGTCCTGGGCGAGAACGGGGTTCGGCACGACACGCGCGACTTTCCGATCTCTGCGCCCAGATGACTGGTTGATGTCGGCGCCACAGTCATGAAACATCGCTCACAAGTGATTCACAATACTTGACTTTGTTGGTTCGGTTAAAGTATTGGGCGCGCCTCGGAATGTGAAGCCTTGACCTGCTGAACAGGGCGCTATAGCTTTATTGAAGCTGACGTCAGATTCAATGAAATCGCCGGTCCGGCGGCGTCCGACTGGCGTGAGAACACATCACGGCGGGCTATCCCGGCATCGTCTTCGAACAAAGGAACCTCAGTGAAGGTCAACGCAAAGACCGCCATCGTGACCGGCGCCGGGCGCGGGATCGGCGCCGCGCTCTGCGCTCGGCTGGTGCAGGCCGGCGCCCGGGTCGTCGTCGCGGATCTCGATGAAGCCGCCGCCGGCGACGTGGCGGATGCGCTATGTGCCGAACGGCCGGATGCCGCGGTCGCGGTGGCGGGAGACGTCGCCGATGAAAGCTATCTGCGCGAGCTGATCGCGACGGCCGAGGACCGCTTCGGACCGGTGCAGCTGTTCTTCGCCAATGCCGGAATCCCCGGTCGTCCAGGCCTCGGCGACGACGACGGCTGGACTCGCGCCTTCGATGTGCACGTCCTGGCGCATGTGCGGGCGGCGCGGATGTTGGTCGACGGCTGGGTCGAGCGCGGCGAGGGCTACTTCGTCTCGACCGCGTCGGCCGCGGGTCTGCTGACCCAGATCGGGGCCGCCGACTATTCGGTCACCAAGCACGCCGCGGTGGCCTTCGCCGAATGGCTCAGCGTGACCTACGGCGGCCAGGGCGTTCGGGTGAGCTGCCTGTGCCCGATGGGAGTGGACACCGCGATGTTGCAGGCCGGCACGGAATCCGATGATCGCTGGGGTGCCGCCGCCGCGCGTGCCGTCACCGCGGCGGGTGCGGTGCTGAGCCCCGACGACGTCGCCGGCGAGGTGCTCGCCGCCGTCGAGGACGAACGCTTCCTGATCCTGCCGCACGCTCAGGTCGCTGAGATGCATCGGCAGAAGGTCACCGACTACGACAGGTGGTTGCGCGGCATGCGCCGCTACCAGGCCTCACTGCTCGCCGTCGAGTGAGGCACCGGATGTCCACGGGGCAGCCGTGCGCACCGGAACCGAAGCGGCGCAGGGCGATTCTGGTCGATTTCGGCGGCGTCCTCACCACCAGTGTGCTCGCCGGCTTCCGGGCGTTCGGTGCGCGCATCAGCGTCGATCCGGATCTGCCGGTCCGCTTGATCATCGGCGATCCGGTGGTTCGCGGATGCTTCGCGGCCTTCGAGGCGGGGCAGTGCGGCGATCAGCACTTCGAGCGGGTGCTGGCCGCGGCGCTGGCCCGGCACGGCGGCCGCGTCGAAGCCGAGGGTCTCCTGCGCGACATTCGCGCCGAAATCGCACCCGACGCCGAGATGATCGAGCTGGTCGCCGGTCTGCGCGCGGCGGGCCATCCGGTGGCATTGGTGTCGAACTCGATGGGACACGGCTGTTTCGACGGGTACGACCTCGCCACCCTGGTCGATGTGACGGTCGTATCCACCGAGGTCGGT
This genomic interval carries:
- a CDS encoding NADPH:quinone oxidoreductase family protein, producing the protein MKAWRVDELGEPRDVLRLEEVADPVAGPGQLLVRVLAAPANFPDVLLCRGKYQITPPLPFTPGVELCGEVVAVGAGVTRFAVGDRVIGNPNLPDGAFAELTVVDEANAFPAPAALDDAEASALSIGYQTSWFALHRRTTLQPGETLLVHAAAGGVGSAAVQLGKAAGATVIGVVGGADKAEYCRELGADLVIDRQTEDFLPIVKEFTGGRGVDVVYDPVGGEAYAKSTKCIAFEGRILVIGFAGGTIPQPALNHALIKNYSIIGLHWGLYKQYNTQAIQDCHDELTRLAASGAIKPLVSERLALADVADGLGRLGEGSTAGRIVFQP
- a CDS encoding HAD family hydrolase gives rise to the protein MTATALDPRQAILVDFGGVLTTSVLEAFRAFGASLGHPDLPITLLGTDPQSRTLLADHESGRIDADTFEAGFAERLRAHGAEVDAAGLSGRMQGGLRPDEDSIALIRRLRDAGVPVALVSNAFGRDCYAGFDLSELADVVVISSEVGVRKPSRRIYQIACDELGVRPDQSVMIDDLRQNLDGAARLGIAGVLHTTAADTGRQLAERHGIGT
- a CDS encoding TetR/AcrR family transcriptional regulator — its product is MTPRGERTRTKLVDAAELVFARLGFVETRVADIVAEAGVAHGTFYVYFDSKEAIFHAVVLNLITDMRDKVRARMGTQPETAVEAIESAVRAYVQAFRDHQRLMLLWGEVAGLNPEIGRLAQTEIDLFIDRAESMIIRLQDNRLAARDIDARYAATALCGMVREFCIQQAKLGTDIDADAAAATLSTLWVRGIGVVHGAPPV
- a CDS encoding AMP-binding protein, with translation MANVCDPVRTHAETAPDSVALRSERGEWTYRQLHRLATRYGGALVAAGLRPGDRVLLAAPSVPEFVVAYLGIQAAGCVVVPVNTMSTRAEVDYFLTDADCALAIAWHELGPAVTEAADHTGTPFWSLPAGAQVAAEPVECADRDRTDTAAILYTSGTTGRPKGAQLTVGNLLAGGEIGAASSRGTAADRTGTGLPLFHVFGQAAVMMSCFTAGGSLSLLARFDPVAMLEMLRRDRLTIMAGVPTMWNAMLRAADSADPADFVQLRVAISGGASLPGEVAREFQKTFGCTILEGYGLTETTAFGTFNDLDRGAKIGYTGRAVERTRVEVRDHDGAPCPPGEVGEVFVRGETVMKGYWRRPEATADVLSPDGWFRTGDLGEFDADGDLRIVDRVKDLIIRGGYNVYPGEVEEVLYEHPEIVEAAVVGVPDDHYGEEVAAVIVTAPDSGLDAEGVSHWSRERLSAYKIPRIIRFTDALPKGATGKILKRAIDRESLRQ
- a CDS encoding MFS transporter — its product is MTAPPVEPAGQAAEAAADDVHRRRAHRKLLTAGLVGSSIEWYDFFLYGTAAALVFPDVFFPDSSALMGTLLSFSTFWAGFVARPIGGVLAGHFGDKYGRKPAVVACLLGMGLATFLIGCLPGAHAIGVVAPILLVTLRFLQGMACGGQWGGIVLLLTESASPKRRGFAGTFGQMGVPLGVILGNLVFLIAAEAISEEAFLSWGWRVPFFCSALLFPVVLYIQTKVEDTPEFRDLQKEVADKRATAVAQAPLAEAIRLHWRKILLGCGLLAATNTAFYISIAGVLSYGTQELGMKHNDILSISLVVSLLGGGVILWSGALSDRVGRRPLILIGGIGLAVWAFPYFWLVDTAKLPMFFIAVAVGTLFQSMTYGPLAAFMGELFEPRLRYSGASLAYQLAAITVSGGTPFIMTALIANTGSTVLVSVYLAAMGLVTVFSAWILRETNPAAVRADPAAVPGEQFYR
- a CDS encoding acetyl-CoA C-acyltransferase translates to MRQAVIVSTARTPIGKAYRGAFSDTSGQRLAAHAIEHAVRRAGIEGAEIDDVVLGCALQQGSTGNNVARQAALRAGLPDAVSGMTIDRQCSSGLMAIATAAKQIVADGMRITVGGGVESISLVQNDHANTYRATDPWLNEHVPSIYMPMLHTAEIVAERYGVTRERQDEFALLSQQRTAAAQQAGRFDDEIVALPSVVRGADPETGEVVERQVSLAEDEGNRPGTTLDTLAGLRPVLPDGRITQVSTVTAGNASQLSDGASASVLMEAGEAERRGLTPLGIYRGIAVAGRAPDEMGIGPVFAIPKLLDTHGLTIDDIGLWELNEAFASQAVYCRDKLGIDPERLNVNGGGISIGHPYGMTGARLVGHALIEGRRRGVRYVVITMCVGGGMGAAGLFEVV
- a CDS encoding MaoC family dehydratase — encoded protein: MVDTTVLPVRPKSYAELTELIGRELGPTDWHEVTQQRVDAFADATGDHQWIHVDPERAAASPLGGTIAHGLYSLSLGPALSYTLLAFDGFTHSLNYGYNKVRFPGPVPVGSRIRMRATIVSAEQVAGGIQIVMRQVVEREGSDKPVVVAESVARVVE
- a CDS encoding QsdR family transcriptional regulator, with the protein product MSISPDDVYRRAARTIAHGQRLEVNALIDQLHVSRATLFRKAGNREQILGEAIWRIADHSFGAASARWRRAYGGAVRDGSGTLRSVRIITDHGAAIAADRGMRRLLDEEPKVAMRVLTDPYGAVQPRTIARVQQLIADDVREAGLEPAVELDDLAYAVVRLGESMLYADLLAGRRPNIDNANTLVAALITGVLAAR
- a CDS encoding lipase family protein: MNHTRRRARPAFAGRLALLTIAVTLAASTFTGLGPAGAEEQPGATAPTAPAGAPGDVISAEPYSFKVVPGLPTPTKAWKIFYHSTDALGQPSVVSGTVIVPEDGKTGTRPLVTYAVGTVGMGDQCAPSATFIQGKNLEGMSVGELLMRGWAVAVTDYPGLGTPGDHPYLVGRSEGTAVLDAARAAQRLPELRQAGVSPASPVGIMGYSQGGQASAWAAELAGEYAPELQVKAAASGGVPADVLKDALDKNGSDGNPAASLMVAIGHDAAYPELDLDSYLTAQGRDLVQQLRGGCVLDNVRAGEGHSLNEALARNPLDDPQWRQRLGEDRLGSVRTAFPLYLFHGTTDQVVSYGLGEQLRADWCAGGNTVEWHAYPLADHAGAVMIGGDDAVDWLGERLNGRPAQGNCGS
- a CDS encoding SDR family oxidoreductase yields the protein MKVNAKTAIVTGAGRGIGAALCARLVQAGARVVVADLDEAAAGDVADALCAERPDAAVAVAGDVADESYLRELIATAEDRFGPVQLFFANAGIPGRPGLGDDDGWTRAFDVHVLAHVRAARMLVDGWVERGEGYFVSTASAAGLLTQIGAADYSVTKHAAVAFAEWLSVTYGGQGVRVSCLCPMGVDTAMLQAGTESDDRWGAAAARAVTAAGAVLSPDDVAGEVLAAVEDERFLILPHAQVAEMHRQKVTDYDRWLRGMRRYQASLLAVE
- a CDS encoding HAD family hydrolase — encoded protein: MSTGQPCAPEPKRRRAILVDFGGVLTTSVLAGFRAFGARISVDPDLPVRLIIGDPVVRGCFAAFEAGQCGDQHFERVLAAALARHGGRVEAEGLLRDIRAEIAPDAEMIELVAGLRAAGHPVALVSNSMGHGCFDGYDLATLVDVTVVSTEVGLRKPSREIFRLACRELGVEPADALLIDDLPHNIAGAERAGIDGILHGSAHRTAEELATRYGIFPLLPPSPPTANWCWRRSGMSSWLR